The genomic interval TTCAGATGCCCTTTGTCTTGCTTCCTCGTACATCGCGGCGGTGTCTTCAACGTAGAAGGATACTCCGTTGATGGAATTGGCGCCTGCGCTCACAACTGCGGCGAGTACATCACCTACAGAGCTGATATCACGGATATCCGCCTTTATATAATGGTTGACTACATATTCCATTTCACCTGTGTAGTCATAATCGTAATCGTCCCAGACTTCCTGAACCCAGAGGTTGTAGCTGGTGGTCTGCATATCTTCACCTGCAACACCTTCGCTTCGGGCAGCGGCCATTGCGGATTCCACCAGTTGCGCAGCATCGTTTACAGCTACGTTGGGCTCTGATCTCGTGATATTCACACCGAACACTACTGATGCTACATCAGGCTCCGCGCTGGATGTGCCTGATCCTGTTGAGCTTATTGTGGCCGGATATTCGTAGTATCCCTGTCCTATCGCCATACCGGTTACAGCTAAGATTACCAGCAGCAGAATCACTCCTGATCTTTTCATGTCTCAATCCTTTCGTTCAATGTTGTAAACCAATCCGTGTTGAATATACAATTGAACCAGTGAAACTATTCCCCGATTATCTTCACCATGACTCGCTTCCGGCGTCTTCCATCGAAT from Candidatus Aegiribacteria sp. carries:
- a CDS encoding SIMPL domain-containing protein (The SIMPL domain is named for its presence in mouse protein SIMPL (signalling molecule that associates with mouse pelle-like kinase). Bacterial member BP26, from Brucella, was shown to assemble into a channel-like structure, while YggE from E. coli has been associated with resistance to oxidative stress.); protein product: MKRSGVILLLVILAVTGMAIGQGYYEYPATISSTGSGTSSAEPDVASVVFGVNITRSEPNVAVNDAAQLVESAMAAARSEGVAGEDMQTTSYNLWVQEVWDDYDYDYTGEMEYVVNHYIKADIRDISSVGDVLAAVVSAGANSINGVSFYVEDTAAMYEEARQRASEHARDKAEQLADNFGVTLGEITSISEWTNYYPTSQIAYDNYGGGLGGYVESPSVTPGAFSISVEVSATYEIIQ